A portion of the Chondrinema litorale genome contains these proteins:
- a CDS encoding tetratricopeptide repeat protein, translating into MEEFKYNQDQIDAYLKEDDSFSQNDRSDFENYMDSNKDFANEVKIQGAIVSGINHHFNQQLKDKLKQADKNSQKETKVISLQNGLLVAASISVILIAYLFSPTSNQNLFESYYQTYPNIVSPTERSDNNIEKESAYKFYDQRDYANAITAFSSQATKTDASNFYLALSYIETKNYAEAISILQNVANGNDERFVNPANWYMALCLYKIGQEDKAIATMNLLGKTSSSYAEKANDFLKDI; encoded by the coding sequence ATGGAGGAATTTAAGTACAACCAGGACCAAATAGATGCTTATCTAAAAGAAGATGATAGTTTTTCTCAAAATGACAGAAGTGATTTTGAGAACTATATGGATTCCAATAAGGATTTTGCTAATGAAGTAAAAATTCAAGGAGCTATTGTCTCAGGAATTAATCATCATTTTAACCAACAATTAAAAGATAAGCTCAAACAAGCAGACAAAAACTCACAGAAAGAAACTAAAGTAATTTCACTTCAGAATGGGTTATTAGTTGCAGCTTCCATTTCAGTAATATTAATTGCCTATTTATTTTCCCCAACAAGTAACCAAAATCTCTTCGAGAGCTATTATCAGACATATCCCAATATTGTTTCTCCTACCGAAAGAAGTGATAATAATATAGAGAAAGAATCTGCTTATAAGTTTTATGATCAAAGAGATTATGCAAATGCCATTACTGCATTTAGTAGTCAGGCTACTAAAACAGATGCATCAAATTTTTATCTGGCTTTATCTTATATAGAAACTAAAAATTATGCAGAGGCTATTTCTATATTACAAAATGTAGCAAATGGTAATGATGAGCGTTTTGTAAATCCTGCAAACTGGTATATGGCACTTTGTTTATATAAAATTGGGCAAGAAGATAAAGCTATAGCCACAATGAATTTATTAGGGAAAACATCTAGCTCTTATGCCGAAAAAGCAAATGATTTTTTAAAAGATATTTGA
- a CDS encoding M20 metallopeptidase family protein, producing MELKKKVQELAKDSHGEIVKTRRHLHQHPELSFQEYQTAKFVAERLKEIGLSPQEGIAGTGVTAIIKGKNPEKKMVALRADMDALPIVEANEVPYKSQNNGVMHACGHDVHTSSLLGAASILNKVKEDFEGSVKLIFQPGEEKIPGGASLMIKEGVLKNPKPAGIIGQHVMPYLPVGTVGFREGMYMASADEIYITVKGKGGHAAMPESLVDPVLIASHIIVALQQVVSRNSSPKIPSVLSFGKVIANGATNVIPNEVYIEGTFRTLNEPWRAEAKEKMVKIAKGIAEGMGAEVDFDIKHGYPFLANDPELTKKLKNAAISYMGEENVIDLDIWMAAEDFAFYSHEVDACFYRLGVRNEEKGIISGVHTPTFDIDEAALETGAGLLVWLAITELQH from the coding sequence ATGGAACTGAAGAAGAAAGTACAAGAGTTAGCAAAAGATAGTCATGGAGAAATTGTAAAAACCAGAAGACATCTCCATCAGCATCCTGAACTCTCTTTTCAGGAGTATCAAACAGCGAAATTTGTTGCAGAGAGACTAAAAGAGATAGGACTATCTCCACAAGAAGGAATTGCAGGAACTGGTGTAACTGCCATTATCAAAGGTAAAAATCCAGAAAAAAAGATGGTTGCTCTCAGAGCAGATATGGATGCTTTGCCAATAGTAGAAGCGAACGAAGTTCCTTATAAATCACAAAATAATGGAGTAATGCACGCTTGTGGTCACGATGTGCATACAAGCTCTTTATTAGGTGCAGCATCTATTTTAAATAAAGTAAAAGAAGATTTTGAAGGTTCTGTAAAACTCATATTCCAACCAGGCGAAGAAAAAATTCCAGGTGGTGCATCTTTAATGATAAAAGAAGGAGTTTTAAAAAATCCTAAACCTGCTGGAATTATTGGTCAACACGTAATGCCTTACTTACCAGTTGGAACAGTTGGTTTTAGAGAAGGAATGTATATGGCCAGTGCTGACGAAATATATATTACTGTAAAAGGTAAAGGTGGCCATGCAGCAATGCCAGAGAGTTTGGTCGATCCAGTTTTAATAGCCTCGCATATTATTGTTGCATTGCAACAAGTCGTGAGCAGAAATTCTAGTCCAAAAATTCCAAGTGTACTTTCTTTCGGAAAAGTAATTGCCAATGGAGCAACCAATGTAATTCCAAACGAAGTCTATATTGAAGGTACTTTCAGAACATTAAACGAACCTTGGAGAGCTGAAGCAAAAGAGAAAATGGTAAAAATTGCTAAAGGCATTGCAGAAGGCATGGGAGCAGAGGTTGATTTTGATATTAAACATGGATATCCATTTTTAGCAAATGATCCTGAATTGACTAAAAAACTAAAAAATGCAGCAATTTCTTATATGGGAGAAGAGAATGTGATTGATTTAGATATTTGGATGGCTGCCGAAGATTTTGCATTTTACTCTCATGAGGTAGATGCTTGTTTTTACAGACTTGGTGTAAGAAACGAAGAGAAAGGAATTATTTCTGGTGTGCATACACCAACTTTTGATATAGATGAGGCTGCTTTAGAAACTGGAGCTGGTTTATTAGTTTGGTTGGCCATCACCGAATTACAGCATTAA
- a CDS encoding CorA family divalent cation transporter, translated as MIETVFSDEKNDFVWIDVTNPTPEEYTELTEKFELHPAAVKDCLAPNHLPKYERIGDSAFLITRIYDGNSENGADTIQQLTNKVALFVSDEYLITIHRKEEPFISTVKEKWRNKAELDDNSNARLLNQLLNKIIHTYDGALDLANERMDRIEKIIFKDSKDPKLIREMYIIKRRASVFKRMIFLTKTTMEQFARFSDVQDPFTQDLIDTVDSLHFQADELHENVQNLLNLHLALASHRTNEVMGVLTIVSMLFLPLTFIVGLYGMNFAYMPELQYQYSYFIVIGIMLLMFFGSLIWFKQKRWL; from the coding sequence ATGATAGAAACTGTTTTTTCTGACGAAAAGAATGATTTTGTTTGGATTGATGTAACAAACCCTACACCTGAGGAATATACAGAACTCACAGAAAAATTTGAATTACACCCTGCTGCTGTAAAAGACTGTTTGGCTCCCAATCATTTACCCAAATACGAAAGAATTGGCGATTCAGCATTTTTGATAACCAGAATTTACGATGGCAATTCTGAAAATGGAGCAGATACAATTCAGCAGTTAACAAACAAAGTTGCATTATTTGTTTCTGACGAATATTTAATTACTATTCATAGAAAAGAGGAACCTTTCATAAGTACTGTAAAAGAGAAGTGGCGAAATAAAGCAGAGTTAGATGATAACAGCAATGCAAGGTTGCTTAATCAGTTACTCAATAAAATTATCCATACTTACGATGGGGCTCTTGATCTGGCAAATGAAAGAATGGATAGAATAGAGAAAATTATATTTAAAGACTCTAAAGACCCAAAGCTTATCAGAGAGATGTACATTATCAAAAGAAGGGCTTCAGTTTTTAAAAGAATGATTTTTCTTACAAAAACTACAATGGAGCAGTTTGCTCGCTTTTCAGATGTACAAGATCCATTTACTCAAGATTTAATTGATACTGTAGATTCTTTACATTTTCAGGCTGATGAGTTACACGAGAATGTGCAAAACCTTTTAAACCTTCACCTAGCACTTGCTTCGCATAGAACAAATGAAGTAATGGGAGTTCTTACAATTGTATCTATGCTTTTTCTGCCGCTTACATTTATAGTAGGTCTTTATGGAATGAACTTCGCCTACATGCCCGAGTTGCAATATCAATATTCTTACTTTATAGTAATTGGTATTATGCTATTAATGTTCTTCGGTTCATTAATCTGGTTTAAACAAAAGAGGTGGCTGTAA
- a CDS encoding YceI family protein has product MKFLYNYYLKISLLFFFNIATIGVFAQSGTFKLTSESEVSVDGSSTLHSWKTAVNTVEGELQAGNKFAKMKLKEGEEVGTVALKFEVASMDGGRGDAMNDKITNAFKASENPYIEFKSTEPAVISSITNKVDNIFLITSKGELSMAGKTQPVEIQLEGKFIDANTIQFTGKREMKMSDFGIEQPSAMFGTIVAGDDITVNFDLKFSNTTNKM; this is encoded by the coding sequence ATGAAATTCCTATACAATTACTATCTAAAAATTTCCCTTCTATTTTTTTTTAACATCGCAACAATTGGAGTATTTGCACAAAGTGGAACCTTTAAACTCACATCAGAATCTGAAGTGAGTGTTGATGGGTCATCTACTTTACACTCTTGGAAAACTGCAGTAAATACAGTTGAAGGAGAGTTACAAGCAGGTAACAAGTTTGCCAAAATGAAACTGAAAGAAGGTGAAGAAGTTGGAACAGTTGCACTAAAGTTTGAGGTTGCCAGTATGGATGGAGGCAGAGGAGATGCAATGAACGATAAAATTACCAATGCTTTTAAAGCCTCAGAAAATCCATACATAGAATTTAAATCAACTGAGCCAGCTGTAATAAGCTCAATTACTAATAAAGTTGATAACATATTTTTAATTACCTCAAAAGGTGAATTAAGTATGGCAGGTAAGACCCAGCCAGTAGAAATTCAATTAGAAGGTAAATTTATTGATGCCAATACTATACAGTTTACTGGCAAAAGAGAAATGAAAATGAGTGATTTCGGTATAGAGCAGCCAAGTGCTATGTTTGGTACCATTGTAGCCGGAGACGATATCACTGTAAATTTTGATTTAAAATTCTCGAACACAACTAACAAAATGTAA
- a CDS encoding formylglycine-generating enzyme family protein: MMKLASARTNLLLIVLTICTIIFFSELKAQDNAVVSEDDFQPYTDTIPGTPVTFKLTPIPGGEFLMGSVETEAKRDDDEGPQKKVEIEPFYMGVYEVTFDMYEVFRDKEKDKAPEGSGWDAEGVTRPSPPYEDPTFGMGKYGYPAVSMTQYASLLFCKWLTTKTGTFYRLPTEAEWEYACKAGTTTAYFFGDDVADLDDYAWYYENSDDTYHKVGEKKPNPWGLYDIHGNVAEWTLDQYVTDFYASIEDGSVAPWSKPTKLHPRTVRGGSWDDDPEELRSSARKESDMNWKRRDPQIPKSFWWNTDSPFVGFRIITPKVQPTQEEIDAFWASVLD, encoded by the coding sequence ATGATGAAGCTAGCAAGCGCACGAACAAACTTACTTTTAATAGTGCTAACTATTTGCACAATAATATTTTTTTCAGAATTAAAAGCTCAGGATAATGCTGTTGTAAGTGAAGATGATTTCCAACCATATACAGATACAATTCCTGGAACACCAGTAACATTTAAGCTAACACCAATTCCTGGTGGTGAGTTTTTAATGGGAAGTGTAGAGACTGAAGCAAAAAGAGACGACGACGAAGGACCACAGAAGAAGGTGGAAATTGAGCCATTCTATATGGGGGTATATGAAGTTACATTCGACATGTACGAAGTATTTAGAGATAAAGAAAAAGATAAAGCTCCAGAAGGAAGTGGTTGGGATGCCGAAGGTGTAACCAGACCAAGTCCTCCATACGAAGATCCAACTTTTGGTATGGGTAAATATGGATATCCGGCAGTGAGTATGACACAATATGCATCGCTATTATTTTGTAAATGGTTGACTACAAAAACTGGAACATTTTACAGATTGCCAACAGAGGCAGAGTGGGAGTATGCCTGTAAAGCTGGAACTACTACAGCCTACTTTTTTGGTGATGATGTGGCAGACTTAGACGATTATGCATGGTATTACGAAAACAGTGATGATACATACCATAAAGTTGGAGAAAAAAAGCCTAACCCTTGGGGTTTATATGATATCCACGGAAATGTAGCCGAGTGGACACTAGATCAATATGTAACCGATTTTTATGCAAGCATCGAAGATGGAAGTGTAGCCCCTTGGTCTAAACCAACAAAACTTCATCCTAGAACTGTAAGAGGAGGTTCTTGGGACGATGACCCAGAAGAATTAAGAAGTTCAGCAAGAAAAGAATCTGACATGAACTGGAAAAGAAGAGACCCACAAATTCCTAAAAGCTTTTGGTGGAATACAGATTCTCCATTTGTAGGTTTCAGAATAATAACTCCTAAAGTACAACCAACTCAGGAAGAAATCGATGCTTTCTGGGCAAGTGTGCTAGATTAA
- a CDS encoding Gfo/Idh/MocA family protein — translation MEKDLKQALKKGMQRRSFVKNSAVAAGGIILSPLAANASGYFSSVDDTIKIALVGCGGRGTGATVQALSTKENVKLVAMADAFKDRLDKSYENILAQETYDATAKVDVKDETKFIGFEAYKEAIDMADVVILATPPGFRPIHFEYAVEQGKHIFMEKPVATDVPGIRKVLAAAEKAKQKKLNVVVGLQRHYQTSYRELMDRIHNGEIGDIVAAQAYWDGAGVWVREREEGQTEMEYQMRNWYYFNWLCGDHITEQHVHNIDVINWAKNAYPVKAQGMGGREVRNGKEFGEIFDHHFVEFEYADGTILSSQCRHIKGCMNRVSEAIQGTKGRATTQGGTIITDLKGKTIWKHRGKNDPNPYQQEHDELFAAIAAGEYKFADAENGAKSTMTSLLGRMATYSGLEITWDEAMKSDLSLMPATYAWDANPPIMPDQDGFYPVAIPGVTKVL, via the coding sequence ATGGAAAAAGATTTAAAACAAGCATTAAAAAAAGGAATGCAGAGAAGGAGTTTTGTGAAAAACTCTGCAGTAGCTGCTGGTGGTATAATATTGAGTCCTTTAGCTGCAAATGCTAGCGGATATTTTTCATCTGTTGATGATACTATAAAGATCGCACTTGTAGGTTGTGGAGGTAGAGGTACTGGTGCTACAGTTCAAGCATTAAGCACAAAAGAAAATGTGAAGTTGGTAGCAATGGCAGATGCTTTTAAAGATCGTCTTGATAAGAGTTATGAAAATATTCTTGCTCAGGAAACGTATGATGCAACTGCTAAAGTAGATGTAAAAGACGAAACAAAATTTATAGGTTTTGAAGCTTACAAAGAAGCCATAGATATGGCTGATGTTGTTATTTTGGCAACACCTCCGGGTTTTAGACCAATTCACTTTGAGTATGCAGTAGAGCAAGGTAAGCATATTTTTATGGAAAAACCTGTAGCTACAGATGTACCAGGTATAAGAAAAGTTTTAGCTGCTGCAGAAAAAGCAAAACAGAAAAAATTAAATGTTGTAGTAGGGCTACAAAGACATTATCAAACTAGCTATAGAGAGTTAATGGATAGAATCCATAATGGAGAGATTGGTGATATTGTAGCAGCACAAGCTTATTGGGATGGTGCTGGTGTTTGGGTAAGAGAAAGAGAAGAAGGCCAAACTGAAATGGAATACCAAATGAGAAACTGGTATTATTTCAACTGGTTATGTGGAGACCATATAACAGAACAGCATGTACACAACATTGATGTTATTAACTGGGCAAAAAATGCTTATCCAGTAAAAGCGCAAGGTATGGGAGGTAGAGAAGTTAGAAATGGAAAAGAGTTTGGCGAAATTTTCGACCACCACTTTGTAGAATTTGAGTACGCAGATGGAACAATTCTATCAAGTCAGTGCCGCCACATAAAAGGTTGTATGAACCGTGTTTCTGAAGCCATTCAAGGAACAAAAGGTAGAGCTACCACTCAGGGAGGTACAATTATTACAGACTTAAAAGGTAAAACTATCTGGAAGCATAGAGGTAAAAATGATCCGAACCCATATCAACAAGAGCATGATGAGTTATTTGCTGCAATTGCTGCAGGCGAATATAAATTTGCTGATGCTGAAAATGGAGCTAAAAGTACGATGACTTCTTTATTAGGAAGAATGGCAACTTATTCCGGATTAGAAATAACTTGGGATGAAGCAATGAAATCAGACTTGAGCTTAATGCCAGCAACATATGCTTGGGATGCAAATCCACCAATTATGCCAGATCAAGATGGATTTTATCCTGTAGCTATTCCAGGTGTGACAAAAGTATTATAA